The following are from one region of the Falco biarmicus isolate bFalBia1 chromosome 1, bFalBia1.pri, whole genome shotgun sequence genome:
- the PURG gene encoding purine-rich element-binding protein gamma isoform X1, protein MERGRGGGGGRNLGGSGLHRSIYSQSQQQYHYPASSQGGCMEIQELASKRVDIQKKRFYLDVKQSSRGRFLKIAEVWIGRGRQDNIRKSKLTLSLSVAAELKDCLGDFIEHYAHLGLKGGHGHRHEHSNGKEQHPRRRQQHPPPSPPVSVGSEEHPHSVLKTEYIERDNRKYYLDLKENQRGRFLRIRQTMSRGPGMMGYFGHSLGQEQTIVLPAQGMIEFRDALVQLIEEYGEGDIEDRRGGGDEPPELPEGTSFRVDNKRFYFDVGSNRYGIFLKVSEVRPPYRNTITVPYKAWTRFGENFIKYEEEMRRIYNSHKEKRMDARGDSGEEQEGLE, encoded by the coding sequence atggaaagagggagaggaggaggaggaggaaggaaccTGGGAGGCTCTGGCCTGCACAGGAGCATTTATTCCCAGTCCCAGCAGCAGTACCATTACCCGGCCTCCTCCCAGGGGGGCTGCATGGAGATCCAGGAGCTGGCCTCCAAGAGGGTGGACATCCAGAAAAAGCGATTTTATCTGGATGTGAAACAGAGCTCCCGAGGCCGCTTCCTGAAGATCGCCGAGGTTTGGATAGGAAGAGGCAGGCAGGACAACATCAGGAAAAGCAAGCTGACCCTCTCCTTGTCCGTGGCTGCCGAGCTGAAGGACTGCCTGGGGGACTTCATCGAGCACTATGCCCACTTGGGCCTGAAAGGCGGCCATGGTCACCGGCACGAGCACAGCAATGGCAAAGAGCAGCATCCCCGGAGGCGACAGCAGCACCCGCCGCCTTCGCCTCCGGTGTCTGTCGGCTCCGAAGAGCACCCTCACAGCGTCCTCAAAACGGAGTACATCGAGAGGGACAACAGAAAGTATTACCTGGACCTGAAGGAGAATCAGCGAGGGCGTTTCTTGCGGATTAGACAAACCATGAGTAGGGGACCTGGCATGATGGGTTATTTTGGTCACAGCCTGGGACAGGAGCAGACGATCGTCCTTCCAGCGCAAGGGATGATTGAGTTCAGGGATGCTTTGGTCCAGCTGATTGAAGAATATGGCGAGGGGGACATAGAGGATCGCCGGGGGGGAGGCGATGAGCCCCCGGAGCTCCCTGAGGGCACCTCCTTCCGAGTGGACAACAAGCGCTTCTACTTCGACGTGGGATCCAACAGGTACGGCATTTTCCTGAAGGTAAGTGAGGTGAGGCCGCCCTACCGTAACACCATCACGGTTCCATACAAAGCATGGACACGGTTTGGGGAAAATTTTATCAAGTACGAAGAAGAGATGAGGAGAATTTACAAcagccataaagaaaaaagaatggatGCCAGAGGGGACAGTGGTGAAGAGCAAGAGGGTCTTGAATAG
- the PURG gene encoding purine-rich element-binding protein gamma isoform X3 translates to MERGRGGGGGRNLGGSGLHRSIYSQSQQQYHYPASSQGGCMEIQELASKRVDIQKKRFYLDVKQSSRGRFLKIAEVWIGRGRQDNIRKSKLTLSLSVAAELKDCLGDFIEHYAHLGLKGGHGHRHEHSNGKEQHPRRRQQHPPPSPPVSVGSEEHPHSVLKTEYIERDNRKYYLDLKENQRGRFLRIRQTMSRGPGMMGYFGHSLGQEQTIVLPAQGMIEFRDALVQLIEEYGEGDIEDRRGGGDEPPELPEGTSFRVDNKRFYFDVGSNRCCC, encoded by the coding sequence atggaaagagggagaggaggaggaggaggaaggaaccTGGGAGGCTCTGGCCTGCACAGGAGCATTTATTCCCAGTCCCAGCAGCAGTACCATTACCCGGCCTCCTCCCAGGGGGGCTGCATGGAGATCCAGGAGCTGGCCTCCAAGAGGGTGGACATCCAGAAAAAGCGATTTTATCTGGATGTGAAACAGAGCTCCCGAGGCCGCTTCCTGAAGATCGCCGAGGTTTGGATAGGAAGAGGCAGGCAGGACAACATCAGGAAAAGCAAGCTGACCCTCTCCTTGTCCGTGGCTGCCGAGCTGAAGGACTGCCTGGGGGACTTCATCGAGCACTATGCCCACTTGGGCCTGAAAGGCGGCCATGGTCACCGGCACGAGCACAGCAATGGCAAAGAGCAGCATCCCCGGAGGCGACAGCAGCACCCGCCGCCTTCGCCTCCGGTGTCTGTCGGCTCCGAAGAGCACCCTCACAGCGTCCTCAAAACGGAGTACATCGAGAGGGACAACAGAAAGTATTACCTGGACCTGAAGGAGAATCAGCGAGGGCGTTTCTTGCGGATTAGACAAACCATGAGTAGGGGACCTGGCATGATGGGTTATTTTGGTCACAGCCTGGGACAGGAGCAGACGATCGTCCTTCCAGCGCAAGGGATGATTGAGTTCAGGGATGCTTTGGTCCAGCTGATTGAAGAATATGGCGAGGGGGACATAGAGGATCGCCGGGGGGGAGGCGATGAGCCCCCGGAGCTCCCTGAGGGCACCTCCTTCCGAGTGGACAACAAGCGCTTCTACTTCGACGTGGGATCCAACAG